The sequence CGTGATTAGTGTAAATAATGAAGGTTCAAACGTTGGCTCGCTGAATAACGAACCGCGCCTGCCATAGAGAGAAAGTATCTTTTCATGCGATAAAAAAGCCTGAACCTCTCTTATTCGCATCCTGTTTTACTACAACAGCGAATTAGGTGGATCCAGGCTTTCATTTATCTTATTTAAAGGCGAGATAACAGCGCCTTAACGCAATCTATTGAGCTAATGTCCATTCGCTCGCTAGAATCATTTCGATAAGACAGCTAGAACGTTGCTTTTGATCTCTTCAAGTGAGCCAACACCGTCAACACGGTTAAAACGCACGTTTACATCAGTATTGTTCTTTTCTTGATCCTGATAGTAAGCAACCAAGGGTTCAGTTTGTTCGTGATAAATGGATAACCGATTCCGTACGGTCTCTTCTCTATCATCTTCACGTTGAACAAGCGGTTCGCCCGTCTCGTTATCCAAACCATCTTTGCTTGGCGGGTTATGAATGACGTGATACACACGACCTGATGCTTCATGAACACGTCGCCCACTTAGACGAGCAACTATTTCTTCGTCGCGTACGTATATTTCAAGCACATGGTCTATCGCTACCCCAGAATTACTCAGGGCTTCGGCTTGCGGAATCGTTCGCGGA is a genomic window of Teredinibacter purpureus containing:
- the adk gene encoding adenylate kinase — its product is MRAILLGAPGAGKGTQAKFIMDEYGVPQISTGDMLRAAVKAGTPLGVKVKDIMASGGLVSDDIIIDLVKERIAQDDCINGFLFDGFPRTIPQAEALSNSGVAIDHVLEIYVRDEEIVARLSGRRVHEASGRVYHVIHNPPSKDGLDNETGEPLVQREDDREETVRNRLSIYHEQTEPLVAYYQDQEKNNTDVNVRFNRVDGVGSLEEIKSNVLAVLSK